The segment ttctttcgtttttatctttttgttcgtagatttttgcatggaaaataacaacgtatttattaaaagcaagaatagatttggttttcacgattaaacttaaaataaaaattctttgattttaagtcaccgcaaaatcactatcttcaggtttagttcaactaaacctgaagattaaaataaaaatgcctaaaatccatattttttagctggattaaaaaattctctgttTTTTCGTCccctccccttcagtggcccaacacctgagggacaaaaactttttaaaatatttgtcatggcCTAACTATATATTGAAAACAAGAATTGGCAAGTAGCTAaccaataactttaatcaaacataaaacaaaataagctaCACAATTATTTACTATatgtatagatgattgatagttctTTGTTCCCCTAAGCCCAAATGAACTTCGTTCATAATAAGGTGCGAGCAGAGctgccattttgaaatctgtttccagtttaaaaatctgtgaaaatctgtaaaactatCGACAAAAATCTGTTACTAAATCTGTATTACATAATTATGCTCCCATGAAATtagcattttaatgtttttgaacaTAAGGATTTATTCAATATCATCCACACGCTTCGTAAATTCTGATTTTGATGTGCAGTAGTTTCGGATTTGTAACTTTACCTCCCgatttttttgtgccatttcgcTTCCAGTGATAAAATTGATAGACCTTTCTTCAACATGTAgcatatctgtgaaaatctgtgattttcaaaaatatctgtttttGCAGGTTGAAGGGCGTGAATATTTTTGGCCGAATAtaatgacgttcggccatttgtgtttcggtcatttgtgattcggccattgcacagtggtccagcagcgaaaattacgtgaaaagttttttgtggttcaaaatagctccccacagtatccagcaaagttgttcaactctaaaaggcaattaatgtgaaatcaacgactaagttccagttcgACATGTAACCTCATAAtatataataactttttattgaaaagagatagaaggatcatttcttcgacaaagttgtagctaaagattatataagtaaccttgtcaaagacatagtaggcgtatgtTTTATAGTTTCCATGTCACAGAgtgttttatataaagacctctcaaaaatcactttttcgctaattacttTACATTtacaatggttttattgcataataatgttttacaaagttgtttctcttatcaaaagacattgttcaattgtacGATAAATTTCTTTTGTACTATTGGTTTGGctctaatcgtcttcaagaagatattagaaaatgctgcatagtagaaaatgtccaaacatgaaataatttaaCTGAAATTACTCAAGTTAGAgataaaaccagttttttattttcgcatatatttgaaataaaatttaaagctttcagaaacaacaaagtttgattgtctggaccactgtgcattgttaGGTAATCCCACCTTCCCTCTTAATATACTTTGGTTACCTACAAGGATACCTAACTGGTGGCGAGATCCCTAAATGCTTACCTAAATGCCAAATAAATTGAACTGTTAGCTGGTTGGCACTTTCATTCTGTAAACGTTATATGTTCGCAACATACAACTGCTTTTACTCTTAAGCACAGGCAACGTATTAAAGCAAGCGTTAAAGGAAGATTTACAAAATAAAGTGAAATGTCCGGGATACTGTTCGAGGATATCTTCAATGTTAAAGATATCGACCCAGAAGGGAAGAAGTTCGATCGTGTCAATAGATTACATTGCGAGTCCGAATCGTTCAAAATGGATATGATACTAGACATCAACTCGTGGCTGTATCCGATGGAGCTTGGCGACAAATTTCGGTTGGTTTTGGCCACGACGTTACACGAGGATGGAACACCAGCCAGTATGGAGTACAACGCAGCCGAAATTGAGGGTTCGCGTGCGGACAGTTTTGAGTACGTGATGTTCGGCAAGGTGTACCGGATCGAAGGTGACGACGGTCAGTTCGAGTCGGCCAGCCGGCTGTCTGCCTACGTTTCGTTCGGTGGTTTGCTAATGCGACTGCAGGGCGACGCAAACAATCTACACGGGTTTGAGATTGACCAGCACATGTATCTGCTGATGAAAAAACTAGCCTTCTAGAAAGTAATTTGCATAGAATTAGGAAACGATTTATAAATAAACAAAGGAAGTAATCCCAGTACAGTCTTTATATATTTATACAAAGTAGAAACGAATTAATATACCACTTAAACTATAGCTGGCTGCGAGCACCTCATGAAGACTGTCATCCGAAGACTCAAATGGACGCACAGTCTGCGATGGCTAATTTGTAGTTGTGTTAGGAAAAAAACTGTACAATAGCACAGTGGAAAACCCACCAACAGCAGCAAAAAATCGCGTGTGCGCAAAGGGTTTcaagtaaggcgtataagtgcgtagcaATCAGAGTACTTGTAATCATTTACCTATTAAATACGATATAATGAcggttttaaaaacaaaatcaaaaatcctTGACAACATATAAAAGCCACCGAAAGCGTCAACTGCGATTTCCAGAACCAGAAATGCTCGAACTGTTACTAACGGCCGTTTGATTACGAGCTTACCCTCCGCGTCAGGCGACTTTTCAGCTGTATTTGCATAACCTTCCCGATCAATGTCACGCGGAGTGTAGCGACGACGTGATTGTAATCAATAATAATTAATTACCGACAAGTCGTGCACAGACGATGTGCTCTCCCTGGCCTCATCTCGTGCGAACCATCATCATCTCACCGGGTGCCGCCGCCGGAGTGCAGGTCTCTAGGTCTAGCTCCGTTGCTTGCTAGCTAGCtgatcagccagccagccagtcagtagTTCGTCCCTGACTGACAGCCAACAACGTGCAACTATTCACCGGCACAACCAAACAATGTCCTTGAATGGCTTACTCGTAGAGTAGAGTCAGCCGGTTTTTATGATTGCTCATTAAATCTACGTCCTCCAGTGAAAACCAGTAACCACtataaaatttacatttttttaatttcgatAATAGAAGAATTGAAATAGGTACAAGCCGAACGATAAAATCTCTGTTTGCCTATTTCCTCCGGTCCGAAAGTAATCTAAATGATTCAAAGCAACCAAGAAAAGTTAATCCTATTCTACAAGACCAATCTAAGCGGGGCACCCGGAGTCGATCGAGTTTCGTCAAAAGAACTACCCAACGAACCAACCAACTAagcaaatggaagaaaaaaagaaacgagGTCACGATGCGCCGCAATCCACAAGGGGAACACAGCGATAAATCTTGACGGTtgctggttgctgctgctgctgccaatgGCCAATGCCTGGCCTGGTATATAAATATGTATTAACAACCGACGAACGACCACTCTCTCAGCTCATTGCTGCTCTGCCCTGCGCTGGGAAGAAGCAAAGAAAGGCGACTCAGAAGAACATCATCGGAACGAGAACGTCGGTCGTCGTCAATGATGTTGCGCGGGTGGAAACTGTGCTGAGGTCCGTTTCGTTCCGTCCGAACCAGGACCGGTTTGCCGGGGCTCCGTTCTCCTTCCTTTCCTTTGTAGTGTAAAAGCTAGCTTAGCACTACTTCATTCGTTCGCTCGGTCGATATGGCATCGAACTTTTCGGACTCTCTGCTGGTTGGTCGATTTATCCCGGTTTTAGGTTCGGTACTTTCGCCGGTGTGTAAGATATGCTTTTGTTTTTAATTACATACCTTATTTTCCcaagatgacgacgacgacgtgagCTCCGCGATGTAGGTACCTAGCAGGGTGACTCCGGCCAGCCACGAAGTGGCTCCGGTCGGGGAGGGCTTTCTACACAATTATCATCAATCAATCTTCGACTGTTGAAGATCAtcaaaatttgaacaatttttttttcaagcagaaatctATTGGAGAGAaagctggtgctggtgctggcaccggcaccggcaccggaTTGCATAACTTTTCGATTCaaagaaagcaaagcaaaggtaATTGAACGGAGGATATTTTTCCTTCAGTCTTTTTACCCTCGCCTCCGTTCGGTGCCTTTAATGGTGTGATTAACTTTTGcgcttgttttgttttcttgctCGGGTGCTTTTCCTCCCCGATGAATTTCACGattttttccttcttctttCTTTACTTCACTCCGTTTCATTTTCCTTCCTTTAGGGTCAAGTTACTCCGAGCTTGTTGCAGCTTGCGGGCAAGCAAGCAACCAGGCAAGCAGGCAAGAAGAATTTCTTGATTCGATTCAAACGAGAATAACAGGAAAAGTGGAACGATCAGGAATGTTAATTGTTTCTATTTGATTCAGGTTGAGATACGGTCCGGTCGGTCGCTATCGGAATCGGAATCGGTACGGTTCGGAATCATCGAGGCATTGCAGTGGAGGAAACTGGTTCGGAGGGACGGAATTCGATCACGAAAGTGAATTCGAACAACACGTGTAGAAAGTGCAATGCACTGTGTAATGAATGATGCTATTAATGAGTGTTTGAGGAATATTTTCGTCATCTGCTGTGCCCTGTTCGATTATTATTCGTAGTACAGACAatccaaaaataattaactcaTTAAATAAGTTGAATATTGGGATTGTTAGCAGTAAAACGTTCATGTTTTTTAGCTAATTGGATTGACAGTGAAATTAGTTTATCTCAATATTATATATATACATTTCTATTACATCATTAATAATACTCTACTATGAATCGTGCATGAAAGCAAATTCTCGGATATTTTTACAAAACAACGTATCTGCCGATGGAAACAAATCTTCAAAACTAGCTGCTGATTAAACTGATTAAATCacattaaacttgaaaattttaattaagcTACTCAAACTCGCATTACCTGCAATAGAAAAACGCTGAGGTATAGCAAGTCGGATGATATTTCTTGTGGATACGTCCTATCCGTGAATTTCTGAACAATCTAATTTTAGGAGCCAAACCGAATGGCAATTTTCTGGTGATACATTAGCAAGCATAATCATTTACTAATTTACATGCATTTCATTATTTCGTTGAAGAGAAAGGTGGATAATCAGAATGccatattgcttccttgtgggacTCCTGAACTGGATCGGTATAAATAACGTCAATTTGTGTATTCTGCTTTATTTGCGAAATCCAAGGAAAAGTAAATTTTCGTTAGTACGATCTATCATGAATCCACATGAGAAAGAAGGACGTGAAATGCAATTCTTTTATAGTATAGTGATAGATATATATAGATAGTATAGTGAACATAATCTACGATAGAACGAAGTTACAGTAGCCAATACACATTCCAATCCATATCCAGTCCAATACCAACTAAACTGCAATGCAAATTCAGTCTAAATTGAATGCaaatccaatcccaatcccattGATATCCAAATTAAGCTGAATAAAATCCCAGTAAAATCTTTtctaaatcaaatcaaaattcaaaacaaatccaTTCCAAATTTAACCCAGATGCAATATAAATGTAATCAAAAATTCACTGGAGATCGATTGCTTTTGCTCCATAATTTTTCACATCGATGAACAACATGTGGTGttcatggaaaattttgaattCACAACGCTTCTGAATCTAcccaaaaactttttttttgtgtttttgcaGACGCGCAGAAAAATGGCCAATCGAGTAACGcacatgttttcaaaatttgctaataaATGACTGTAAACCATAAGCGGGTAAAACCTATCCAAGTTTTGTTAGATGATCGAATTCGTATAGAAGGCATTGTCTCGTGAACATTGATTTTTAGtaacattttttgattttcgggTTGGGTAAGTTTTTAGCCCTTGAACcgtatcccgctgatggggctgccatcttaaatgTGAACGGGAGCCACTGTTCTCCTCTTCCTTGGCCACGTACGACAACCAAAGCTGCGTACTCCAGCCGGCACCACAGATTTgtacattttgcacatttgcaCATACATAAATTAGTAGTTCAATTTGAAGCTAAGCTTCGTGTCCAATTTAAATcacatttcaagttcaacttaaATCAATATCAAGAACAAATTCGAGTCCGAATTTAGAATAAATTAGCCCAAATTGAAGTCCACTTTAAAGTTTAGTTTCACGATCAAATTCAGGTCTGAAATGTCCTATTTGAAGATCAATTTACGTCAAAGTTTAAGTCCAATGTCAAGTCTAATTGCAAATTCAGATAAAGTCcttttcaaaatcaaattttaaatcaaatttcaagtcgaCTTTGAGGAccaaattcaggtc is part of the Sabethes cyaneus chromosome 2, idSabCyanKW18_F2, whole genome shotgun sequence genome and harbors:
- the LOC128737787 gene encoding DNA-directed RNA polymerases I, II, and III subunit RPABC3-like — its product is MSGILFEDIFNVKDIDPEGKKFDRVNRLHCESESFKMDMILDINSWLYPMELGDKFRLVLATTLHEDGTPASMEYNAAEIEGSRADSFEYVMFGKVYRIEGDDGQFESASRLSAYVSFGGLLMRLQGDANNLHGFEIDQHMYLLMKKLAF